The following are encoded together in the Parabacteroides chongii genome:
- a CDS encoding DUF488 domain-containing protein, with amino-acid sequence MTQIRLKRIYEDPESTDGYRIFVDRLWPRGMKKEAVHYDVWEKDITPSPELRGWFHQSPDERWEEFAALYKKELSGSDAVKKFVEEIKKYPVVTLLYAAKSPDHNHALVLKAYLEHVM; translated from the coding sequence ATGACGCAAATAAGATTAAAACGGATATATGAAGATCCGGAAAGTACGGACGGCTATAGAATCTTTGTCGATCGTTTATGGCCGAGAGGCATGAAAAAAGAAGCTGTTCATTACGATGTGTGGGAAAAAGACATAACACCTTCTCCTGAACTACGCGGATGGTTTCATCAGTCACCCGATGAAAGATGGGAAGAGTTTGCCGCATTATATAAGAAAGAACTGAGTGGTTCGGATGCGGTAAAAAAGTTTGTTGAAGAGATAAAGAAGTATCCGGTAGTGACATTACTTTATGCAGCGAAGAGTCCGGACCATAATCATGCTTTGGTATTAAAAGCGTATTTGGAGCATGTAATGTAG
- a CDS encoding DUF5856 family protein gives MSTTVKSEQKEKAAHTSNKELAAFIGELFSFNSSLKLFHWSVTGTGSYAKHMALDEAVASVLDVIDRITETTYAMVGDLQITIPETKTPKDIVKHASDFYNYVEKHRDLFPEAFSQSIIDDYQEAIQQLLYRLVRLQ, from the coding sequence ATGAGTACAACAGTAAAATCGGAACAAAAAGAAAAAGCAGCCCATACTTCAAATAAAGAGCTCGCAGCATTTATCGGAGAACTTTTCTCATTTAACAGCAGTCTCAAACTTTTCCATTGGAGCGTAACCGGAACAGGTAGTTATGCTAAACACATGGCATTGGATGAAGCGGTTGCTTCAGTACTCGATGTGATCGACCGAATTACAGAAACAACATACGCAATGGTAGGTGATCTGCAAATTACAATACCCGAAACAAAAACTCCGAAGGACATTGTGAAACATGCATCAGACTTCTACAACTACGTAGAAAAACACAGAGACTTATTCCCTGAAGCTTTCTCACAGTCTATCATCGACGACTATCAGGAAGCAATCCAACAGTTACTTTACAGATTGGTTAGATTGCAGTAA
- a CDS encoding GNAT family N-acetyltransferase: protein MKQIRVTNKQSPLYTDFEQLYRISFPIFEQRTEEQQMQAFSSSSYHLAIYVEDGTFVGFIAYWVFTHYLYIEHFAIHPDLRGKGYGSVVLKTLRDSCAKRLLLEIDPVTDDVSAKRLHFYKLNGFSANPYPHIHPPYRKGFHGHDLVVLTTGGGITPDEYKQFARDLKGIVMCF, encoded by the coding sequence ATGAAACAGATTAGAGTAACAAATAAGCAATCTCCCTTATATACAGATTTTGAACAGTTATATCGGATTAGTTTTCCAATCTTCGAACAACGGACGGAGGAACAGCAGATGCAGGCTTTCTCTTCGTCTTCTTATCATTTAGCTATTTATGTAGAGGATGGAACGTTTGTCGGTTTCATAGCCTATTGGGTATTTACCCATTATTTATATATCGAACATTTTGCTATCCATCCGGATCTGAGAGGAAAAGGATATGGCAGTGTTGTCCTGAAAACTTTGCGGGATAGTTGTGCTAAAAGGCTTTTGTTGGAAATAGACCCAGTCACGGATGATGTTTCGGCTAAACGACTTCATTTTTATAAATTGAACGGCTTTTCTGCAAATCCATATCCTCATATCCATCCACCGTATCGTAAAGGATTCCACGGGCATGATCTGGTTGTCCTGACAACAGGGGGAGGAATAACGCCGGATGAATATAAACAGTTTGCGAGGGATTTAAAAGGGATCGTTATGTGTTTTTAG
- a CDS encoding DUF695 domain-containing protein: MRLSNEWFTALSEDEAGHLVTVSGRDELTEFIQSGKFKERVEITWKYEGDDKGMPAEELAEKMETVQETLQKAMEKDKLAIQTGVYTGGGERVWVYYTRTVRVFGERLNEALASFELLPISIYTEVDPEWEEYLDMYEMKQWALD; encoded by the coding sequence ATGCGATTAAGCAATGAATGGTTTACTGCGCTTTCGGAAGACGAGGCCGGTCATTTGGTTACAGTTAGCGGGCGTGATGAGTTGACGGAGTTTATTCAGTCGGGTAAATTCAAAGAACGTGTCGAGATTACCTGGAAGTATGAAGGGGATGATAAAGGTATGCCGGCTGAAGAGCTGGCAGAGAAAATGGAAACTGTTCAGGAAACATTGCAGAAAGCGATGGAAAAGGATAAATTAGCCATTCAGACAGGCGTCTATACCGGAGGAGGAGAGAGGGTGTGGGTTTATTATACCCGTACGGTTCGTGTTTTCGGTGAACGGTTGAACGAAGCACTGGCATCATTCGAACTGCTTCCGATATCTATTTATACGGAAGTCGATCCGGAGTGGGAGGAATATCTGGATATGTACGAGATGAAACAGTGGGCGTTAGATTAA
- the thrC gene encoding threonine synthase translates to MKYYSTNKQAPLATLEEAVVKGLAGDKGLYMPERIVRLDEATIDNMKNQSFHEIACTVAQAFFGEDIETETLNEIVKDTLAFDTPVVNVCENIYSLELFHGPTLAFKDVGGRFMARLLGYFIKKEGLKQVNVLVATSGDTGSAVANGFLGVPGIHVYVLYPKGKVSPIQECQFTTLGQNITALEIDGTFDDCQALVKSAFMDDELNRHMKLTSANSINVARFLPQSFYYFNAYAQLDKIGKADNLVISVPSGNFGNITAGLFANWMGLPVKRFIAANNRNDVFLEYLKTGVYTPRPSVATIANAMDVGDPSNFARIMDLFDIYGDKHHEICQRISGYRFTDEEIEHTIRYVYKNDGYLLDPHGACGFQALIQYALDTDETGLFLETAHPVKFKGTVDRILGADIEIPKKLQAFMQGTKQSIELSSDFETFKSYLLAQ, encoded by the coding sequence ATGAAATATTACAGCACAAACAAACAAGCTCCCCTGGCTACTCTCGAAGAAGCCGTTGTAAAAGGTCTCGCAGGAGACAAAGGGTTATATATGCCCGAGCGTATTGTCCGTCTGGATGAAGCGACAATCGACAATATGAAGAATCAGTCTTTTCACGAAATAGCCTGTACGGTAGCACAAGCTTTCTTCGGAGAAGATATCGAAACAGAAACATTGAACGAGATCGTAAAAGACACACTGGCATTCGACACACCGGTGGTAAACGTCTGTGAAAATATTTATAGCCTTGAACTGTTCCATGGTCCGACACTGGCATTCAAAGATGTCGGCGGTCGTTTCATGGCACGTCTGCTGGGATATTTCATTAAGAAAGAGGGACTGAAGCAGGTCAATGTGTTGGTTGCCACTTCGGGAGATACCGGCAGTGCTGTAGCCAACGGATTCCTGGGCGTACCGGGTATCCATGTGTATGTGCTCTATCCGAAAGGAAAAGTAAGCCCGATCCAGGAATGCCAGTTCACAACTCTCGGACAGAACATTACAGCACTGGAAATAGACGGTACTTTCGACGATTGCCAGGCATTGGTAAAATCAGCTTTTATGGATGATGAACTGAACCGCCACATGAAGCTGACCTCTGCCAATTCGATCAATGTGGCCCGCTTCCTTCCGCAATCATTTTACTATTTTAATGCGTATGCACAATTAGATAAAATAGGCAAAGCGGATAATCTGGTGATTTCCGTTCCCAGCGGAAACTTCGGGAATATCACTGCAGGTCTTTTTGCCAATTGGATGGGATTGCCGGTAAAGCGCTTTATCGCAGCTAATAACCGCAACGACGTATTCCTCGAATACCTGAAAACCGGCGTTTACACTCCGCGTCCTTCTGTTGCAACCATAGCCAATGCTATGGATGTCGGCGATCCGAGTAATTTTGCCCGTATCATGGATCTATTCGATATCTATGGCGATAAACATCATGAAATATGCCAGCGTATCAGCGGATACCGTTTCACAGACGAAGAGATCGAACATACTATCCGGTATGTATATAAAAACGATGGATATCTGCTCGACCCTCACGGAGCCTGTGGTTTCCAGGCTTTGATACAATATGCACTCGACACAGACGAGACCGGTCTTTTCCTGGAGACAGCTCATCCGGTGAAATTCAAAGGAACGGTTGACCGTATTCTCGGTGCAGATATAGAGATCCCGAAAAAGTTGCAAGCCTTCATGCAGGGAACGAAGCAAAGCATCGAGCTAAGCAGTGATTTTGAGACATTTAAGTCTTATCTATTGGCCCAATAA
- the gcvT gene encoding glycine cleavage system aminomethyltransferase GcvT: protein MKTTPFTDVHIALGAKMHEFAGYNMPIEYTGIIDEHMTVVNGVGVFDVSHMGEFWVKGPNALAFIQSITSNDASVLPLGKAQYTCFPNDKGGIVDDLLVYHFEPEKYLLVVNAGNIAKDWDWCVSHNTVGAELENSSDRTAQLAIQGPKAVEVLQRLTPVDLSSIPYYSFVTGEFAGCKNVIISNTGYTGAGGFELYFYLDDAMTIWNAIFEAGKPEGIKPIGLGARDTLRLEMGFCLYGNDLDDTTSPIEAGLGWITKFVDGKDFTNRAELERQKKEGVTRKLCAFELVDKGIPRHGYEIVDAEDNVIGVVTSGTMSPVLKKGVGMGYVKPEYAKVGSEFFVKVRNRNLKAQVVKAPFRK from the coding sequence ATGAAGACGACTCCGTTTACCGATGTGCATATCGCATTGGGAGCAAAAATGCACGAATTTGCCGGCTATAACATGCCAATCGAGTATACCGGCATCATTGATGAACACATGACCGTTGTGAATGGCGTAGGTGTATTCGACGTATCTCACATGGGCGAATTTTGGGTGAAAGGTCCGAACGCTTTGGCTTTTATCCAGAGTATTACTTCCAACGACGCATCTGTTTTACCTTTAGGCAAAGCACAGTATACCTGCTTCCCGAACGATAAAGGAGGTATTGTGGATGACCTGTTGGTTTACCACTTCGAACCGGAAAAGTATTTACTGGTAGTAAATGCCGGTAATATCGCAAAAGACTGGGATTGGTGCGTTAGCCATAACACAGTAGGAGCAGAACTGGAAAACTCTTCCGACCGTACTGCCCAGCTCGCTATACAGGGACCGAAAGCTGTTGAAGTACTTCAGCGTCTGACTCCGGTCGATCTTTCTTCCATCCCTTATTATTCTTTTGTAACAGGTGAGTTTGCCGGTTGTAAGAATGTGATTATTTCCAATACGGGTTATACCGGTGCGGGTGGTTTCGAATTGTATTTCTACCTGGATGATGCGATGACTATCTGGAATGCTATCTTTGAAGCCGGTAAGCCGGAAGGTATCAAACCGATCGGTTTGGGTGCACGCGATACGCTTCGTCTAGAAATGGGATTCTGCCTGTATGGTAACGACCTGGATGATACGACATCTCCGATCGAAGCCGGTTTGGGTTGGATCACTAAATTTGTAGACGGTAAGGACTTTACCAACCGTGCAGAACTGGAACGTCAGAAGAAAGAGGGTGTGACACGTAAACTGTGTGCATTTGAATTGGTAGACAAAGGCATTCCTCGTCACGGCTATGAAATCGTTGATGCAGAAGATAATGTGATCGGTGTGGTAACATCCGGAACCATGTCTCCTGTCTTGAAGAAAGGTGTCGGTATGGGATATGTGAAACCTGAATACGCGAAGGTCGGTTCTGAATTTTTTGTAAAGGTTCGTAATCGTAATCTGAAAGCGCAGGTGGTAAAAGCTCCGTTCCGCAAATAA
- a CDS encoding cofactor-independent phosphoglycerate mutase: MKSIIILGDGMADEPIEALGGKTPMQYADTPYMDKLAALGVTGQMKTVADGFHPGSEVANMAVLGYDLPKVYEGRGVLEAASIGVTLQPGEMAMRCNLICVEGEILKNHSAGHISTEEADELIQCLNEKQGSNRVKFYTGVSYRHLLVIKNGDKRLDCTPPHDVPLHPFRPLMIQPEVPEAKETADLLNDLILKSQEILKDHPVNLKRIAAGKDPANSIWPWSPGYRPAMQTMQEMYGFGKGSVISAVDLIRGIGVYAGLEVITVEGATGLYDTNYEGKAYAALEALKTNDFVYLHVEASDEAGHEGDVELKIKTIEYLDKRAIRIIYEELQKWDEPVAIAILPDHPTPCSIRTHTNTPVPFLIYKPGQEPDTVTRFDEFSVLNGKYGVLEKDEFIRELL; this comes from the coding sequence ATGAAAAGTATTATTATTTTAGGAGACGGAATGGCAGATGAGCCAATCGAGGCATTAGGAGGCAAAACCCCTATGCAATATGCAGACACTCCCTATATGGACAAACTGGCTGCCCTGGGAGTAACCGGACAAATGAAAACCGTCGCCGACGGCTTCCACCCGGGAAGTGAAGTTGCCAATATGGCCGTACTCGGATACGACCTGCCTAAAGTATATGAAGGACGCGGCGTACTGGAAGCAGCAAGCATCGGCGTTACCTTACAACCGGGTGAGATGGCTATGCGTTGTAACCTTATTTGTGTTGAAGGAGAGATCCTGAAGAATCATTCCGCCGGACATATCTCTACAGAAGAAGCCGACGAACTAATCCAATGCCTCAACGAAAAGCAGGGTTCCAATAGAGTTAAGTTCTATACTGGCGTTTCATACCGTCACCTGCTGGTCATCAAGAATGGTGACAAACGGTTGGATTGTACACCTCCTCACGATGTTCCCCTCCATCCTTTCCGTCCACTAATGATCCAGCCGGAAGTACCGGAAGCAAAAGAGACAGCCGACCTGTTGAATGACCTGATTCTGAAATCGCAGGAGATACTGAAAGATCATCCGGTCAACCTGAAGCGTATAGCGGCAGGAAAAGATCCGGCAAACAGCATCTGGCCCTGGTCTCCCGGTTACCGCCCTGCCATGCAGACCATGCAGGAAATGTACGGATTCGGAAAAGGCTCCGTAATTTCGGCAGTGGACTTAATACGAGGTATCGGAGTTTATGCAGGTCTGGAAGTTATCACCGTAGAAGGTGCAACCGGTCTGTACGACACCAACTATGAAGGGAAAGCATATGCTGCCCTCGAAGCATTAAAAACAAATGATTTCGTTTATCTCCACGTGGAAGCGAGCGACGAAGCAGGCCACGAAGGAGATGTCGAACTGAAAATAAAAACAATCGAATATCTGGATAAACGGGCGATCCGCATCATCTACGAAGAACTACAGAAGTGGGATGAACCGGTAGCTATCGCCATACTCCCCGATCACCCGACTCCTTGTTCGATCCGTACCCATACCAATACTCCTGTCCCTTTCCTGATCTATAAACCCGGACAGGAACCGGATACTGTCACTCGTTTCGATGAGTTCAGCGTTCTGAACGGAAAATATGGCGTACTTGAAAAAGATGAATTTATAAGAGAATTATTATGA
- a CDS encoding transporter, with translation MLNFLKNWTLPIAMLAGALGYFVFANFTFLEPTKPFVNTFIAYITPFLIFAQLLLTFCKVDWRELMPSPWHGWLLLFQVVSASALAALLIFIPMDGSYREVFEAAMVCLICPTATAAAVITGKLGGSASSLTTYTLLSNILAAIAVPLIFPLVEPHADITFFTAFLKILGKVFPLLLFPFFLALFFRYVLPKVHHFLLGFHDLAFYLWGMALAIVTGQTVKSLMTSDVSGSVQILIALAGFITCALQFYLGKRIGTIYKDRISAGQALGQKNTVLAIWMAYTYLDPVSSVGPGSYVLWQNIFNSWQLWKKRKKEEML, from the coding sequence ATGCTGAATTTTCTGAAAAACTGGACATTGCCTATTGCAATGCTTGCCGGTGCGTTAGGTTATTTTGTATTTGCCAACTTCACATTTCTGGAGCCGACAAAACCGTTTGTAAATACGTTCATTGCATATATTACCCCTTTTCTGATCTTTGCACAACTGCTGCTTACTTTCTGTAAAGTGGACTGGCGCGAGTTGATGCCTTCCCCCTGGCATGGATGGCTATTGCTTTTTCAGGTCGTATCGGCATCGGCTTTAGCAGCTTTACTGATCTTTATTCCTATGGATGGTTCTTATCGGGAGGTGTTTGAAGCGGCTATGGTATGTCTTATTTGTCCGACGGCAACGGCTGCCGCTGTCATTACGGGTAAACTGGGCGGAAGTGCTTCCAGTCTGACTACCTATACATTATTATCTAATATATTGGCGGCAATAGCCGTCCCCTTAATATTTCCGTTGGTGGAACCGCATGCGGACATCACTTTCTTTACTGCTTTCCTGAAAATATTGGGTAAAGTATTCCCTTTACTGCTGTTTCCATTTTTCCTGGCCTTGTTTTTCCGGTATGTTCTTCCGAAAGTCCATCATTTCCTGTTAGGCTTTCATGATCTGGCTTTTTATTTGTGGGGTATGGCGTTGGCTATTGTTACCGGACAGACGGTGAAGTCCTTAATGACCAGTGACGTTTCGGGAAGTGTACAAATACTGATTGCTTTAGCCGGTTTTATTACTTGTGCCCTTCAGTTCTACCTGGGCAAACGAATCGGAACGATTTATAAAGACCGTATCAGTGCCGGTCAGGCTTTGGGACAAAAGAATACAGTGTTGGCTATTTGGATGGCTTATACTTATCTGGATCCTGTTTCCTCGGTGGGTCCGGGCTCCTATGTTCTGTGGCAGAATATTTTTAATAGCTGGCAGTTGTGGAAGAAGCGGAAGAAAGAAGAAATGCTATAA
- a CDS encoding four helix bundle protein, with amino-acid sequence MEKSITREKAYKFAIRIVKLYKVLCGRKEFVLSKQLLRSGTSIGALLKESEHAQSRADFINKVNIALKEANESEYWIMLLKDTQYLTYSEYTSIINDCRELIRLTISIVKTSKLNS; translated from the coding sequence ATGGAAAAAAGTATTACGAGAGAAAAAGCTTACAAATTCGCCATACGTATTGTTAAGCTTTATAAAGTGTTGTGTGGACGGAAAGAGTTTGTTTTATCAAAACAGCTTTTACGTAGTGGTACATCTATTGGAGCTTTATTGAAGGAAAGTGAACATGCTCAGTCACGTGCCGATTTCATTAATAAAGTAAATATAGCTTTAAAAGAAGCCAATGAAAGCGAATACTGGATCATGCTTCTTAAAGATACTCAATATCTTACTTATTCAGAATATACTTCAATCATCAATGATTGCAGAGAATTAATAAGATTAACAATCAGTATTGTAAAAACAAGTAAACTAAATAGTTGA
- the pepT gene encoding peptidase T, with protein sequence MTVLDRFLKYVTFETQSDEETRTTPSTPGQRVFAEALVKELEELGLEDISLDDNSYLMATLPANTDKKIPTIGFIAHLDTSPDMSGKDVTPRIVNYKGGDIVLCAEENVVLSPLMFPELNDYKDQDIIVTNGKTLLGADDKAGVAAIIGAIQYLKEHPEIEHGKIRIGFTPDEEIGEGANHFDVEKFGCEWAYTIDGGQIGELEYENFNAAVAKITFKGLNVHPGYAKNKMLNASLLAIEFASWLPASQRPEHTQGYEGFYHLTNMSGTVEEASLSYIIRDHVRTLFEEKKKQLEMWVKRMNEIHPGSTSLELRDQYYNMREVVEPKKHIVDLAFEAMEAVGVKPLVKPIRGGTDGARLSFMGLPCPNIFAGGLNFHGRYEFLPVNSLEKSMQTIIKITELSAQKS encoded by the coding sequence ATGACAGTATTAGATAGATTTCTGAAGTATGTCACGTTCGAAACCCAATCGGACGAAGAGACACGTACAACACCGAGTACTCCGGGACAGCGAGTATTTGCAGAAGCATTAGTAAAAGAACTGGAAGAGTTAGGTCTGGAAGATATTTCTTTGGATGACAATAGTTATCTGATGGCCACCCTTCCTGCCAATACGGATAAAAAAATACCGACCATCGGTTTTATAGCCCATTTGGATACCAGTCCGGATATGTCGGGAAAGGATGTGACTCCGCGTATCGTTAATTATAAAGGCGGCGATATTGTATTGTGTGCCGAAGAAAATGTCGTTCTTTCTCCGCTTATGTTCCCTGAACTGAATGATTATAAGGACCAGGATATTATTGTAACCAACGGTAAAACCCTGTTGGGAGCAGACGATAAAGCAGGAGTAGCAGCCATTATCGGAGCAATCCAGTATCTGAAAGAACATCCGGAGATTGAGCACGGAAAGATTCGCATCGGCTTTACTCCCGATGAAGAGATAGGAGAGGGTGCCAATCATTTTGATGTAGAGAAGTTCGGTTGCGAATGGGCCTATACGATTGACGGCGGACAGATCGGTGAACTGGAATATGAAAACTTCAATGCTGCTGTTGCCAAAATCACTTTCAAAGGGCTGAATGTCCATCCGGGTTATGCAAAGAACAAGATGCTGAATGCTTCACTGCTGGCTATTGAGTTCGCTTCCTGGTTGCCTGCTTCACAACGTCCAGAACATACACAAGGATATGAAGGTTTCTATCATCTGACCAATATGTCGGGCACGGTAGAAGAGGCTTCTTTATCTTATATTATCCGTGATCACGTACGTACCTTGTTCGAAGAGAAGAAAAAACAGCTGGAAATGTGGGTGAAACGTATGAACGAAATTCATCCGGGCAGTACGAGTCTGGAACTGCGTGACCAGTATTATAATATGCGTGAAGTGGTTGAACCGAAGAAGCATATCGTGGACCTGGCATTCGAAGCGATGGAAGCAGTCGGTGTCAAACCGTTGGTTAAACCGATTCGTGGCGGTACGGACGGAGCACGTCTGTCGTTTATGGGATTGCCTTGTCCGAATATATTTGCGGGCGGTCTGAATTTCCACGGACGTTATGAGTTCCTTCCGGTCAACTCGCTGGAAAAAAGTATGCAAACAATCATAAAAATAACCGAGCTGTCAGCTCAAAAATCTTAA
- the thrA gene encoding bifunctional aspartate kinase/homoserine dehydrogenase I has protein sequence MKVLKFGGTSVGSVNSILSVKKIVEAIEEPVIVVVSALGGITDKLLATSAMAAKGDVGYEREFSEIITRHLDVIQGVIPDKMKRIEVQKKVMSLLDELGNIFKGVYLINDLSVKTSDTIVSYGERISSLIVSNVIEDAKLFDSRKFIKTVKQFNKHTVDFEKTNQLIKETFNPLPKVSLVPGFISSSTENGEVTNLGRGGSDYTASILATALDASVLEIWTDVDGFMTADPRVISSAYVIDRLTFTEAMELCNFGAKVIYPPTIYPVYHKNIPIRILNTFNPEAPGTYISKEKVKEEGKAIIKGISSINDTCLITVQGLGMVGVIGVNYRIFKTLAKNGISVFMVSQASSENNTTFAVRNADADLAVEVLNEEFALERAQGDMNDTVAEKDLATVAIVGENMKRTPGIAGRLFGTLGSAGISVIACAQGASETNISFVIKLKYLRKALNSIHDSFFLSQYKVLNLFIAGVGTVGGNLLEQIRIQQPKLMEQNGLKLNVVGIANSKRALFLREGLNLENCIEELKKNGEESSPEHLRDEIVKMNIFNSVFVDCTATPAVSDLYETLLYNNVSVVAANKIAASSSYSNYIKLKETARHRGIKFLFETNVGAGLPIINTMNDLRNSGDHILKLEAVLSGTLNYIFNTLSADIPFSKAIQMAKEEGYSEPDPRIDLSGKDVLRKLVILAREAGYKVEQEDVKRNLFVPDKYFAGSLDDFWCNVKELDAGFESKRQQLEAEGKRFRFVAKMEKGACEIGLQEVNSHHPFYELEGSNNIIMISTERYHEYPMIIKGYGAGADVTAAGVFADIISIANIR, from the coding sequence ATGAAAGTATTGAAATTCGGCGGAACGTCCGTAGGTTCCGTGAATAGTATTCTGAGTGTAAAGAAGATAGTAGAGGCTATTGAAGAGCCTGTAATCGTTGTCGTTTCTGCTTTGGGCGGCATTACCGACAAACTGCTGGCTACATCTGCCATGGCAGCCAAAGGGGATGTTGGATACGAGAGAGAATTCTCCGAAATCATAACACGTCACCTGGACGTGATCCAGGGAGTTATTCCGGACAAGATGAAACGCATCGAGGTACAGAAGAAAGTGATGAGCCTGCTGGACGAACTGGGAAATATCTTCAAAGGTGTGTACCTGATCAATGATCTGTCGGTCAAGACATCCGATACGATCGTCAGCTATGGGGAACGCATCTCTTCTTTGATCGTATCCAATGTGATCGAAGATGCCAAATTGTTCGATTCACGGAAGTTCATTAAAACAGTCAAACAGTTCAACAAGCATACTGTAGATTTTGAGAAAACCAACCAATTGATCAAAGAGACATTCAATCCGCTGCCGAAAGTTTCGCTCGTACCCGGATTTATCTCTTCGAGCACGGAAAACGGAGAAGTAACAAATCTGGGACGCGGAGGTTCTGACTATACCGCTTCTATTTTGGCTACCGCCCTCGATGCTTCCGTTTTGGAAATCTGGACGGATGTGGACGGCTTTATGACAGCCGACCCGCGTGTGATCAGTTCGGCATACGTTATCGACCGGCTGACATTTACCGAAGCCATGGAGTTGTGTAACTTCGGTGCCAAAGTGATCTATCCGCCGACGATCTATCCAGTTTATCATAAAAATATACCTATCCGCATCCTGAATACATTTAATCCGGAAGCACCGGGTACTTATATTTCCAAGGAGAAAGTAAAGGAAGAAGGAAAAGCCATTATCAAAGGTATTTCTTCTATCAATGATACCTGTCTGATTACCGTACAAGGTTTGGGTATGGTCGGTGTGATCGGTGTCAACTACCGTATCTTTAAAACACTGGCTAAAAACGGTATCAGTGTATTTATGGTATCACAGGCTAGTTCTGAGAACAATACGACTTTCGCTGTCCGTAATGCGGATGCAGACCTGGCAGTAGAGGTTCTGAATGAGGAGTTTGCCCTCGAACGTGCCCAGGGAGATATGAATGATACGGTTGCCGAGAAAGACCTGGCAACAGTCGCTATCGTCGGAGAAAACATGAAACGTACACCTGGTATCGCCGGCAGACTGTTCGGTACACTGGGTAGTGCAGGTATCAGCGTAATCGCTTGTGCGCAGGGAGCTTCCGAAACAAATATATCTTTCGTTATCAAGCTCAAATATCTGCGTAAGGCGTTAAACTCTATCCACGACTCCTTTTTTCTGTCACAGTATAAGGTTTTGAACCTGTTTATTGCAGGAGTAGGAACAGTCGGTGGCAATCTGCTGGAACAGATACGTATCCAGCAACCTAAGCTAATGGAGCAAAACGGTCTAAAGCTGAATGTCGTAGGTATCGCCAACAGTAAACGGGCCCTTTTCCTGCGCGAAGGTCTGAATCTGGAAAACTGTATCGAAGAACTGAAAAAGAACGGCGAAGAAAGTTCACCCGAACATCTGAGAGACGAGATCGTAAAGATGAATATCTTTAACTCCGTATTCGTGGATTGTACGGCAACTCCGGCTGTATCCGACTTATATGAAACTTTGCTATATAATAACGTTTCAGTAGTCGCAGCCAATAAGATCGCAGCTTCTTCTTCTTATAGCAATTATATCAAACTAAAAGAAACAGCCCGTCATCGCGGTATCAAGTTCTTGTTTGAAACAAATGTGGGAGCCGGACTTCCTATCATTAACACGATGAACGACCTGAGAAACAGCGGTGACCATATCCTGAAGCTGGAAGCCGTGCTTTCGGGTACATTAAATTATATATTCAATACACTCAGTGCGGATATACCTTTCAGTAAAGCGATCCAGATGGCAAAAGAAGAAGGTTATTCGGAGCCGGATCCTCGCATCGACCTGAGTGGCAAGGATGTATTACGTAAATTGGTTATCCTGGCTCGTGAAGCCGGTTATAAAGTAGAACAGGAAGATGTAAAACGAAACCTGTTCGTTCCGGATAAATATTTTGCAGGTTCGCTTGACGATTTCTGGTGTAATGTAAAGGAACTGGATGCCGGATTTGAAAGTAAACGTCAGCAACTGGAAGCCGAAGGGAAACGTTTCCGTTTCGTTGCAAAGATGGAAAAAGGAGCCTGCGAAATCGGTTTGCAGGAAGTGAACAGCCACCATCCGTTCTATGAACTGGAAGGCAGCAACAACATTATTATGATCTCTACCGAAAGATACCACGAGTATCCTATGATAATAAAAGGCTATGGAGCCGGAGCCGATGTGACGGCGGCAGGCGTTTTCGCCGATATCATATCAATTGCTAACATACGTTAG